A stretch of the Lolium perenne isolate Kyuss_39 chromosome 3, Kyuss_2.0, whole genome shotgun sequence genome encodes the following:
- the LOC127344597 gene encoding uncharacterized protein, which yields MRRDATVAPQPVAAGAPEMRKAELLVIDVDAGAAAHGVACRICHLSPEGGDGPATVPGAQVIRLGCGCKEELGDAHRQCAEAWFRIKGDRRCEICGSVAKNITGLEVKRFMEEWHGQTMADTRITMEGESTCSRRQPFCNLLLACLLTAFMLPWFFRAHIF from the exons ATGCGGCGAGACGCGACCGTAGCCCCGCAGCCGGTCGCGGCCGGCGCGCCGGAAATGAGGAAGGCCGAGTTGCTGGTCATCGATGTCGACGCGGGGGCTGCGGCTCACGGCGTGGCGTGCCGTATCTGCCACCTCAGCCCTGAGGGCGGCGACGGGCCTGCGACGGTTCCCGGGGCACAGGTGATCCGGCTCGGCTGTGGATGCAAGGAGGAGCTCGGCGACGCGCACCGCCAGTGCGCCGAGGCATGGTTTCGGATTAAGGGCGACAG GCGCTGTGAAATTTGTGGTTCAGTTGCTAAAAACATCACTGGGTTGGAAGTGAAAAGATTCATGGAGGAGTGGCATGGGCAAACAATGGCAGACACCAGAATAACTATGGAAGGGGAAAGTACTTGCTCGAGGCGGCAGCCGTTCTGTAACTTGTTGCTAGCTTGCTTACTGACTGCATTCATGCTTCCCTGGTTTTTTCGTGCACATATATTCTGA